The Candidatus Manganitrophaceae bacterium genome contains a region encoding:
- a CDS encoding prepilin-type N-terminal cleavage/methylation domain-containing protein, with the protein MVYKNKALVRNSGQNPAGLFNRMGFTLIEMMVALTMVGVVLGGVYRVFINFNDHAIVTEDVSSMQQNVRVSIEQITRELRSAGYRFGSPVTGILGSVSQKSIIMDENNQTDEVTIQGDFDDNGTLEKVTYAISCTENPCLHPWLMRKYDDGMGLNTPQFEPFSENITNITFMFYGKHPTDGTNSTKVEVNTSGSTGPSSVRRVYVELTGRTDSPDPKRKNHPDGEYRVRKARSDVVLRNFNASNGDTDPPLCPTTTSAAGIVGMCGQLKVDWTNPSITNDIAGLRIYYSTDVIDKIPPTPPASGGNSDYGSMDVLCSPTCPVTAILTGLNSDATYNIIVESFDSFGNVSRCAPPASTLPEVKLSFAATPDAGVAPMAPAGLNSPLIEMSVTQVGLHWSPVTLSVSGASQLNLQGYRVYRGSDENFTPVDWISGTQAGGNQIAGETTTTFTSFLDTTVVACEVYFYKVKAVNTCGEASAASVALKVTPPDNNRAPVTPVISQLVAGDDTSTLILDWKVPKPVDLALASTPVLLKVYYKLKTSGTWLTHSAIDLTVMTLPATGKVIFNGLASNTVYEVMLKTFDAAGDCGDFTDSLVSSISTAACAPKIQWTTLTGMIRGGHKIYPGLTPTGTQIDYLSGRTVVGSDPNATSDPDFVPNSRYITWVVDPLDCTPDSSNFDRQGFDYSNPPEYTIPSIGAKVDFFINTTGDQSNIPADIAYGKGVSSVPAPRSGDGYYHFPFYPLTTVDLDTGLLCSGEYNFKIRAVDGEQYTAENTISLTIMTGGVQVNSAFVIKTRISTGDDYHHIVELEVINTHPDKDLEMTQMQLSWNNFEAYIQKVEQVLNPLEVLDVLYEDTIVPIDIASGSLLTFNNGPLVAKNGGKAVFRLTFTTANGAIDATVDMRGKKFTSDITSKSFFVTKDVLDASFVCQSPVPNMTISEGPRIVTNSTFLDQPSVSTAPSILVLTDKSVAAGKVVGFSTLVRDLTGNPAYSVSSAKIHYAIRPFTETPLPLPPLRPSVPGGTSSYANSAILSLGMSADGTGSWTGTIPFLLSAGRVWYYLEIFDTDGNYDILPEVGAYTYAQCDATPPTLLFQPPTLLAGAIPNPESAQTNSVTVFANSSTNGIQKVTFKVTGRLGIPPTTMTIQVTDIYTGSYNILANPDLVDLSHTLSVTATDICGNITTITRDYS; encoded by the coding sequence ATGGTCTATAAAAATAAAGCGCTCGTCCGAAATTCCGGTCAAAATCCGGCGGGACTTTTTAATAGAATGGGATTTACTCTGATAGAGATGATGGTTGCCCTCACAATGGTCGGAGTCGTCCTTGGCGGTGTCTATCGCGTTTTTATTAATTTCAACGACCATGCGATCGTGACAGAAGATGTCTCGTCAATGCAGCAGAATGTGCGCGTATCTATCGAGCAGATCACGCGGGAACTCCGTTCTGCCGGGTACCGTTTTGGTTCTCCTGTCACGGGGATACTCGGCTCGGTTTCTCAAAAAAGCATTATCATGGATGAGAACAATCAGACCGATGAGGTGACGATCCAAGGAGATTTTGATGACAATGGCACTCTCGAGAAGGTGACATATGCGATCAGCTGTACCGAGAACCCCTGTTTACACCCCTGGTTGATGCGTAAATATGATGATGGCATGGGATTGAATACCCCACAATTCGAGCCCTTTTCCGAAAATATTACGAATATCACCTTCATGTTTTATGGAAAACATCCCACCGACGGCACAAATTCCACCAAAGTTGAGGTCAATACTTCGGGATCGACCGGGCCCTCTTCGGTGAGAAGGGTCTACGTAGAACTTACTGGCCGTACGGACAGTCCCGACCCGAAACGTAAGAACCATCCCGATGGCGAGTATCGAGTGAGAAAAGCCAGATCCGATGTTGTCCTCAGGAATTTTAATGCCTCGAACGGGGATACCGATCCGCCACTCTGTCCAACAACGACCAGTGCGGCTGGAATTGTCGGCATGTGCGGACAGCTTAAGGTAGACTGGACCAATCCCAGTATTACAAATGACATCGCCGGATTACGTATTTACTACAGCACGGATGTAATTGACAAAATCCCTCCAACGCCTCCGGCTTCCGGGGGAAATAGCGACTATGGGTCAATGGATGTCCTCTGTAGTCCGACCTGCCCAGTGACCGCCATACTGACCGGTCTGAACAGTGATGCAACCTATAACATCATTGTGGAGAGCTTTGACTCTTTCGGGAATGTGAGTAGGTGTGCACCACCCGCAAGCACACTGCCTGAGGTAAAGCTCTCCTTTGCAGCGACGCCGGATGCCGGGGTCGCACCCATGGCCCCGGCTGGATTAAATTCCCCTTTGATTGAAATGAGCGTCACACAGGTGGGACTCCATTGGTCTCCTGTGACCCTCTCGGTGAGCGGGGCCTCTCAACTGAACCTGCAGGGTTATCGCGTCTACCGTGGCTCGGACGAAAACTTTACTCCGGTTGATTGGATTTCGGGTACACAGGCGGGTGGAAATCAGATTGCAGGTGAAACGACGACGACATTCACATCTTTTCTCGATACGACGGTCGTGGCCTGTGAGGTATACTTTTATAAGGTGAAGGCTGTCAATACCTGTGGTGAGGCCAGTGCTGCTTCGGTAGCCCTGAAAGTAACTCCGCCAGACAACAACAGGGCCCCTGTTACCCCTGTCATTTCCCAACTGGTTGCCGGGGATGACACCTCAACCCTCATCCTGGACTGGAAGGTCCCGAAGCCCGTTGATCTTGCTTTAGCCAGCACCCCTGTTCTCCTGAAGGTTTACTACAAGCTAAAAACAAGCGGGACGTGGTTGACACATTCCGCAATTGACTTGACCGTGATGACGCTTCCGGCCACAGGGAAGGTGATCTTCAACGGACTGGCCTCGAATACCGTCTATGAAGTCATGCTCAAAACATTTGATGCCGCCGGAGATTGCGGTGACTTCACGGATAGTCTTGTCAGTAGTATTTCAACTGCGGCCTGTGCTCCCAAGATCCAATGGACGACGCTCACCGGAATGATTCGAGGCGGCCATAAGATCTATCCAGGGCTGACTCCAACAGGAACACAAATTGACTACCTCTCCGGTAGAACGGTCGTTGGAAGCGATCCGAATGCCACAAGTGATCCGGATTTTGTCCCGAATAGCCGTTATATTACCTGGGTGGTCGACCCCCTCGATTGCACTCCGGATTCAAGTAATTTTGATCGGCAGGGTTTTGATTACAGTAATCCTCCCGAGTATACGATTCCTTCCATAGGGGCCAAGGTGGATTTCTTCATCAATACGACGGGAGACCAAAGCAATATCCCGGCGGATATTGCATATGGAAAGGGTGTGTCGTCAGTCCCCGCTCCTCGAAGCGGGGATGGTTATTACCACTTCCCCTTCTATCCCCTGACGACTGTTGATCTCGATACGGGCTTGCTCTGTTCCGGGGAGTACAACTTCAAGATCAGGGCCGTTGACGGCGAGCAGTATACGGCTGAAAATACAATCTCCCTGACCATCATGACGGGAGGTGTTCAGGTCAATAGTGCGTTCGTGATAAAAACAAGGATCTCCACAGGAGACGACTACCATCACATTGTGGAGTTGGAAGTGATCAATACCCATCCGGATAAAGATTTAGAGATGACTCAGATGCAACTGAGTTGGAATAATTTCGAGGCCTATATTCAGAAAGTGGAGCAGGTTCTCAATCCGCTTGAGGTACTCGACGTGCTCTATGAAGATACGATTGTTCCTATTGATATCGCGAGCGGCTCGCTCCTTACCTTCAATAATGGCCCCCTCGTGGCTAAAAATGGAGGGAAGGCGGTCTTCCGGCTGACCTTTACAACAGCTAACGGCGCTATCGACGCGACAGTGGATATGCGGGGAAAGAAATTCACATCGGATATCACGTCAAAGAGCTTCTTTGTGACAAAAGATGTGTTGGATGCCTCGTTTGTCTGCCAGAGCCCTGTGCCGAATATGACGATATCTGAGGGTCCCAGGATTGTCACAAATTCAACTTTTCTGGATCAACCTTCAGTCAGTACCGCTCCCAGCATCCTGGTCCTGACAGATAAGAGTGTCGCAGCGGGTAAAGTCGTCGGATTCTCGACCTTGGTAAGAGATTTGACCGGCAATCCTGCTTATTCTGTGTCTTCTGCAAAGATACATTATGCCATTCGCCCATTTACCGAGACGCCTCTTCCCTTGCCTCCCTTACGTCCATCCGTACCGGGCGGGACTTCCAGTTATGCGAACTCGGCTATCTTGAGCTTGGGGATGTCGGCTGATGGGACTGGTTCATGGACAGGAACTATTCCGTTTCTTCTGAGCGCAGGTCGGGTCTGGTATTATCTGGAGATCTTCGATACGGATGGGAACTACGATATCTTGCCGGAAGTGGGAGCATACACTTACGCCCAATGTGACGCGACCCCTCCCACACTTCTTTTCCAACCGCCGACACTTCTTGCTGGAGCGATCCCCAACCCGGAGTCTGCACAGACGAATTCCGTGACTGTTTTTGCAAACTCTTCAACGAACGGCATTCAGAAGGTGACCTTCAAGGTGACAGGAAGGCTGGGCATCCCCCCGACCACAATGACAATTCAGGTAACTGATATCTATACGGGATCTTACAACATTCTGGCCAATCCAGATCTGGTCGACCTGAGCCACACCTTGAGCGTCACTGCGACGGATATTTGCGGAAATATAACAACAATCACGAGGGATTATAGTTAA
- a CDS encoding hybrid sensor histidine kinase/response regulator, producing the protein MKILIADDNVDSRVALKAMLEHTGYHVEVATHGEEALEMAETAPPGMIISDILSPEMDGFRLFKEIKSNPILRKIPFLFYVSRDLDPKNKQLALSLGAVGYLTKPMQTTAFLKVIHAYIQEDQKGELASPEDKELHLSAIAMKHTTEGIMVSDTDGYIQTINNAFTKITQYTRDDIIGKNMRTLFSRNSEPDFYERMWADLQQNASFQAEISAQRKSGVSYVEWLNISAIKDKTGETVQYVAIFSDITERKKMEERLLQVQKTETISQLAGGIAHEFNNLLTPIIGYIDILREQTSDLPKIQSNLSIIQKAAQHAAGLTKSLLSFSHQPPPNPRAKIPLRPYSRP; encoded by the coding sequence ATGAAAATACTTATTGCTGATGACAATGTAGATTCAAGAGTTGCCCTAAAGGCAATGCTGGAGCATACGGGCTACCACGTTGAAGTGGCAACCCATGGCGAGGAAGCCCTTGAAATGGCAGAAACCGCTCCTCCCGGTATGATCATTTCTGACATTCTGAGTCCTGAAATGGATGGATTTCGCCTTTTCAAAGAAATAAAGTCTAATCCAATATTAAGAAAAATCCCTTTTCTTTTCTATGTATCAAGAGACCTGGACCCAAAGAACAAACAGTTGGCCCTTTCTCTGGGAGCAGTCGGCTATCTTACTAAACCGATGCAAACAACGGCCTTTCTTAAGGTGATTCATGCGTACATACAGGAAGATCAAAAAGGAGAATTGGCAAGCCCCGAAGACAAGGAGCTTCACCTCTCTGCAATCGCGATGAAACACACCACGGAAGGAATCATGGTAAGCGATACAGACGGTTATATTCAGACCATCAATAATGCATTTACAAAGATCACTCAGTACACACGCGATGACATCATCGGGAAGAACATGAGGACATTATTTTCAAGGAACTCGGAACCCGATTTTTACGAGAGAATGTGGGCCGACTTGCAACAGAACGCCTCTTTCCAGGCAGAAATCTCTGCCCAACGAAAAAGTGGTGTGTCCTATGTGGAATGGCTCAACATCAGCGCGATCAAGGATAAAACAGGGGAAACGGTTCAGTATGTCGCTATCTTCAGCGACATCACCGAGCGAAAAAAAATGGAGGAGCGACTACTCCAAGTTCAAAAAACTGAAACCATCAGCCAACTGGCGGGTGGAATCGCGCACGAATTTAATAATCTTTTAACACCCATCATTGGGTATATCGATATCTTGAGAGAACAGACCTCAGATCTACCCAAAATCCAGAGTAACCTTTCCATTATTCAGAAGGCTGCGCAACACGCGGCCGGATTAACAAAAAGCTTACTCTCATTCAGCCATCAGCCCCCCCCCAACCCTCGAGCCAAAATCCCTCTTAGACCTTACTCTAGACCTTGA
- a CDS encoding DUF3105 domain-containing protein: MHSKPPISNMRGSSKGKMRKTTNLFHCRQAPPEKNGFSGQRWWIMLLAPVLLATLFHSPLLAAGGEIKIPEGVELFENEGQDHVEDGVHIFYKTDPPTSGTHAGRWLPASVYGLGEAKTELLVHNLEHGNIVIYFDRSVLSKSDLKPLFTLAKKHIGQWDGILLVERNDKEHPMILTAWRAMLRLSKVDMKRISSFVDTFRGRGPENRVR; the protein is encoded by the coding sequence ATGCATTCCAAACCACCAATCTCAAACATGAGAGGGAGTTCTAAAGGAAAAATGAGAAAAACAACAAATTTATTCCACTGCCGTCAAGCACCTCCTGAGAAGAACGGCTTTTCTGGACAAAGATGGTGGATCATGCTGCTTGCTCCAGTCCTTCTTGCTACCCTCTTCCATTCCCCTCTTCTCGCTGCCGGCGGTGAGATCAAAATACCGGAAGGGGTTGAGCTTTTCGAGAATGAAGGACAGGATCATGTCGAGGATGGCGTTCACATCTTTTATAAAACAGATCCTCCAACATCCGGTACGCACGCAGGTCGCTGGCTTCCCGCAAGTGTTTACGGACTTGGCGAAGCCAAGACGGAACTTCTTGTTCATAATCTGGAACACGGAAATATCGTCATCTATTTCGATCGTTCGGTCCTTTCTAAGTCGGATCTGAAACCCCTTTTTACGCTTGCTAAAAAACACATCGGACAGTGGGATGGCATCCTTCTTGTCGAGCGGAATGATAAAGAACATCCCATGATCCTGACCGCCTGGCGAGCGATGCTTCGCCTAAGCAAGGTAGACATGAAAAGGATCTCTAGCTTCGTGGATACCTTTCGAGGCAGAGGTCCGGAAAATCGGGTACGGTAG
- a CDS encoding EAL domain-containing protein, producing the protein MQIDQAMKTKYTTRNWALLRWFLTIFMPLFVLAGGIVALFYFTDIRNVRFIFESNAGRHLERQKEKIESELKSIMSDLMVFTDDPRVKQALEREDADQLNMMTDDLHTFLKRRERYNQVRLITDEGMEISKVVSINGKSHMVPRDLLKSVGKEDGLSGFQSLSRNEIYFMTLPLRLEGEEGRSSSGISIRMGIPFFNSQNRKLGSLVFDYQGSNLVSLLTEGRSHSLVQSMLLMRDGLDLGTEAGIEGASGTGQGVLSVIWEGVSEADSGQFYEDGDLVTFAAIYPLVEVQGAISGFRKTVLSGASPGNAHSVVWKILSFVPKEVLDAPSNLFLRKLVLFYIIFSLFLMIGAILLARIAVKHRVVETALQESDIQIRNIVSTTLDGIIITNDKGMVELFNPAAEKIFGYKSEEVLGESVNLLIPGPYRKEQSKNLPHYLDSEERGVVGARREVSGQKKDGSKFPIELAVSEVCLNHGKLFTGVIRDITDRKEMEEQLRNKAFHDALTSLPNRSLLISRLKRSIKLAKARKDYLFAVLFLDLDRFKVINDSLGHAVGDRLLIAIARRMERCLRPGDTVARLGGDELAILLEDVGDLMFARRVSERIHKELELPFTVEGHEIFITVSIGIALSSIGYDQPEDILRDADIAMYRAKSLGKSRHEIFDKTMHNRAVALQQLETDLRRAVGQKEFELYYQPIVSLSSSKIIGFEALVRWNHPKRGLILPDDFIPLAEETRLIVPIGHFVLHEACRQMHEWHQKFPEDEPFEISVNLSSKQFLQPNFVDKVKQILGETSLGARSLRLEITESLLMDDAEEVNAMLTELRRIDIQLDIDDFGTGYSSLSYLHRFPFNALKIDRSFTSRIGDQGGNLELIKMIVALAHNFKMEVIVEGIEREEQLKQLRLLDCEYGQGYFFSKPVDCKEATKLIHKNAQVIQG; encoded by the coding sequence ATGCAAATAGATCAAGCCATGAAGACAAAGTACACCACAAGGAATTGGGCCTTATTGCGGTGGTTTCTGACCATTTTTATGCCTTTGTTTGTTCTTGCGGGTGGAATTGTCGCACTTTTCTACTTTACAGATATCAGAAATGTTCGGTTTATCTTTGAGTCGAACGCGGGCCGTCATCTTGAGCGCCAAAAAGAGAAGATCGAGAGCGAACTGAAGTCGATTATGTCAGATCTGATGGTGTTCACTGATGATCCCAGGGTCAAACAGGCATTAGAGAGGGAAGATGCGGATCAACTGAACATGATGACGGATGATCTCCACACCTTCCTTAAGCGAAGAGAACGTTACAATCAGGTCCGACTGATCACCGATGAAGGAATGGAAATTTCAAAGGTTGTTTCTATCAACGGAAAGTCACATATGGTACCTCGGGATCTCCTGAAGTCAGTAGGAAAAGAGGACGGATTAAGCGGTTTCCAATCCCTCAGCCGGAACGAGATATACTTCATGACACTTCCCCTCAGGTTAGAAGGAGAAGAGGGCAGATCCTCTTCGGGTATTTCTATTCGTATGGGGATTCCGTTCTTCAATTCCCAGAACCGGAAACTCGGTAGCCTTGTTTTCGACTATCAAGGGTCAAACCTGGTTTCACTCCTGACGGAAGGCCGCTCTCACAGCTTGGTCCAGTCTATGCTTCTCATGCGGGATGGTCTTGATCTGGGAACCGAAGCAGGAATTGAAGGGGCCAGTGGGACGGGTCAGGGGGTATTGTCCGTAATATGGGAAGGGGTTTCAGAGGCCGACTCCGGACAGTTCTATGAGGACGGGGATCTTGTGACCTTTGCGGCAATCTATCCGCTGGTGGAAGTCCAGGGAGCGATCAGCGGATTCAGGAAAACAGTTTTGTCTGGAGCAAGTCCCGGAAATGCCCACTCCGTTGTCTGGAAGATTCTTTCCTTTGTACCAAAAGAGGTCCTGGATGCTCCCTCAAATCTTTTTTTACGAAAGCTCGTCTTGTTTTACATCATTTTTTCCCTGTTCTTGATGATTGGCGCGATACTCCTTGCTCGCATTGCTGTAAAACATAGAGTGGTTGAAACAGCACTCCAGGAAAGCGATATTCAAATTAGGAATATTGTGAGTACGACTCTGGATGGGATTATAATTACAAATGATAAGGGAATGGTAGAGTTGTTTAATCCGGCTGCGGAAAAAATATTTGGTTATAAGTCAGAAGAAGTTCTCGGAGAAAGCGTGAATCTTCTGATTCCAGGCCCCTACCGAAAAGAACAAAGTAAAAACCTCCCTCATTATCTTGACAGTGAAGAAAGAGGTGTTGTCGGTGCCAGACGTGAAGTGAGTGGTCAGAAAAAGGATGGGTCAAAATTTCCGATTGAACTTGCCGTAAGTGAAGTCTGCTTGAATCATGGAAAACTTTTTACCGGGGTGATCCGTGATATTACTGACCGCAAAGAAATGGAAGAACAGTTGCGTAATAAAGCCTTTCACGACGCGCTGACCAGTCTGCCGAATCGCTCTCTGCTGATCAGTCGTCTGAAACGTTCGATCAAGCTGGCCAAAGCACGGAAGGATTATTTGTTCGCGGTTCTTTTCCTTGATCTTGATCGGTTTAAGGTCATCAACGACAGTCTGGGACATGCGGTAGGTGACCGGCTTCTTATTGCCATTGCACGACGAATGGAACGATGTCTTCGTCCCGGAGATACGGTTGCTCGTCTCGGGGGCGACGAACTCGCTATTCTTCTTGAAGATGTGGGCGATCTCATGTTTGCGAGAAGAGTTTCAGAACGGATTCATAAGGAACTGGAATTGCCTTTTACTGTGGAGGGTCATGAGATATTCATTACCGTCAGTATTGGGATAGCCCTGAGTTCCATTGGATACGATCAACCGGAGGATATCCTACGTGATGCGGATATCGCGATGTATCGGGCCAAGTCACTTGGAAAATCGAGACATGAAATCTTTGATAAGACAATGCATAATCGTGCTGTGGCGCTTCAACAGCTTGAGACTGATTTGCGCAGAGCAGTAGGACAGAAAGAATTTGAGCTTTATTATCAGCCGATTGTTTCTCTGTCCTCTTCAAAAATAATCGGTTTCGAAGCACTAGTCCGATGGAATCATCCGAAGCGAGGGCTTATCTTACCCGACGACTTCATTCCCCTCGCAGAAGAAACGCGCCTCATTGTTCCCATTGGGCACTTTGTCCTCCATGAAGCCTGTCGACAGATGCATGAATGGCATCAGAAGTTTCCGGAGGACGAGCCGTTTGAGATCAGTGTGAACCTTTCGAGCAAACAGTTTTTGCAGCCGAACTTTGTGGATAAGGTCAAACAAATTCTGGGTGAAACCAGTCTGGGTGCAAGGAGTCTGAGACTCGAAATTACAGAAAGCCTCCTTATGGATGATGCAGAAGAGGTAAATGCCATGCTTACTGAATTGCGCCGGATCGACATTCAGCTTGATATCGATGATTTTGGGACAGGATATTCTTCTCTGAGTTATCTTCACCGCTTTCCTTTTAATGCGCTAAAGATTGATCGCTCCTTTACCTCTCGAATAGGCGATCAGGGTGGAAACCTTGAACTGATCAAGATGATTGTCGCGTTGGCCCATAACTTTAAAATGGAAGTAATCGTAGAAGGGATCGAGAGGGAGGAACAATTGAAGCAGTTGAGGTTATTGGACTGTGAGTATGGGCAGGGATATTTCTTTTCGAAGCCGGTTGACTGCAAAGAAGCAACCAAACTTATTCATAAGAACGCCCAAGTTATTCAAGGTTGA
- a CDS encoding prepilin-type N-terminal cleavage/methylation domain-containing protein has protein sequence MEKLGRINGFTLIEVMIAMVILSLGLLGTLGMIATSIRGNAFSQQISIATSLATDKIEEMKNETYTVLDQIPPPIMGEQDVTNELNVVLVDVTPVDNGVNACPDDYPCGDLVAGDDIWTYVLLATIDNRVYNRIWTVELDPVVDGAILTSAMKLESIVSWVDGRGRPHKVRLATILTK, from the coding sequence ATGGAAAAGCTAGGGAGAATAAACGGATTTACCTTGATAGAGGTCATGATTGCAATGGTCATTCTTTCTCTGGGGCTTCTGGGCACCCTGGGAATGATCGCCACATCGATCCGAGGCAATGCCTTTTCTCAGCAGATCTCTATCGCGACAAGTCTGGCTACAGACAAGATCGAAGAAATGAAAAATGAGACTTATACCGTTCTTGATCAGATTCCTCCTCCCATCATGGGGGAGCAGGATGTAACGAATGAATTGAATGTTGTATTGGTTGATGTGACGCCTGTCGATAATGGGGTCAATGCCTGTCCCGACGACTACCCGTGTGGAGATCTTGTTGCAGGTGACGATATCTGGACCTATGTTCTCCTGGCGACTATTGATAATAGGGTCTACAACAGAATCTGGACGGTGGAACTTGATCCCGTGGTGGATGGAGCGATCCTTACCTCGGCAATGAAACTGGAATCGATCGTCTCCTGGGTTGATGGAAGGGGACGACCTCATAAGGTTCGCCTGGCTACAATTTTAACCAAATAA
- a CDS encoding cytochrome bc complex cytochrome b subunit, giving the protein MSEPSLLKRLDTWIPLSRLTYRIPAHGRSLLCSLGGIVFFGFLLMIATGIILLQFYNPLPDQAYESLEKIQQIGFLSYIRALHYWIAQGVLIALIVHLSRVFIVGAYKTPRQVTWWLGVALFATMLMGSYFSGTVLKWDAEGADALAHYQESLRFLGPLGAIMTDALPGSSSMNLRIFASHITVFPILIIFLIIAHFMLIRTFNLSPTPWDKWSNQPQIPKEEMKGKFDEHARTIAIFSFVYYGFLAVVALFARAPLGPAPSPTHDPLKPPWPFLWMYGFENVWGVVAVLFASGALFGFLALIPLIDRKQDRSFAARKKILTLGGIVAFLVVALTIHGWITPAQEHTHGHGEAAHEDDGHAHDEEEEHGHDEEEDRPHNEEEEEEHGHDENKTDQTDDEWEGF; this is encoded by the coding sequence TTGAGCGAACCCTCGTTACTAAAGCGGCTGGATACCTGGATACCTCTCAGCCGTTTGACCTATCGTATTCCAGCACATGGCCGCTCTCTTCTCTGTTCACTCGGCGGCATTGTCTTTTTTGGTTTTCTTTTGATGATTGCCACAGGCATCATCCTGCTGCAATTCTATAACCCCCTCCCTGATCAAGCCTATGAGAGTCTTGAAAAGATACAACAAATCGGTTTTCTCAGTTACATTCGCGCCCTCCACTACTGGATTGCCCAAGGCGTCCTGATTGCTCTGATCGTCCACCTTAGCCGCGTCTTCATTGTCGGTGCCTATAAAACCCCCAGACAGGTCACCTGGTGGCTCGGGGTCGCATTATTTGCAACCATGCTGATGGGGTCCTATTTTTCAGGGACGGTCCTGAAATGGGATGCGGAAGGGGCCGATGCCCTGGCCCACTACCAGGAGTCTCTTCGCTTTCTCGGCCCTCTGGGCGCGATTATGACGGATGCGCTTCCGGGCAGCAGCTCGATGAATCTCCGGATATTCGCCTCTCACATCACCGTTTTTCCCATCCTGATTATCTTTTTGATCATCGCCCATTTTATGCTTATCCGGACCTTTAATCTATCACCCACCCCTTGGGACAAGTGGTCAAATCAGCCACAAATCCCGAAGGAAGAGATGAAGGGAAAGTTTGATGAACACGCGCGGACGATCGCCATTTTTTCCTTCGTTTATTATGGTTTCCTAGCTGTGGTTGCCTTATTCGCCCGTGCCCCGCTTGGTCCGGCTCCCAGCCCCACTCATGATCCACTGAAACCTCCCTGGCCCTTCCTTTGGATGTACGGTTTCGAAAATGTTTGGGGCGTCGTCGCCGTTCTTTTTGCATCGGGTGCCCTCTTCGGCTTCCTTGCCCTTATCCCGCTCATTGACCGTAAACAGGACCGAAGCTTTGCCGCTCGGAAAAAAATATTAACGCTTGGAGGAATTGTTGCCTTCCTGGTGGTTGCACTCACGATTCATGGGTGGATTACACCGGCCCAAGAACATACACACGGGCACGGCGAAGCAGCCCATGAAGATGATGGCCATGCCCATGACGAGGAAGAAGAGCACGGTCACGATGAAGAAGAAGACCGTCCTCATAATGAAGAGGAAGAGGAAGAGCACGGTCACGACGAAAATAAGACCGATCAGACGGATGATGAGTGGGAAGGATTCTAA
- a CDS encoding response regulator, whose translation MNLCKNTSDIFLNVILKRNNFHPLIQIKLKNIHLDQRSLKAHSNAKVGDFVCLSLSDNGPGIDASDLPHLFEPFFNTKDAVLGPGLGLASSHGIIERHSGWIEVKVAKGCGTTFEVYLPRSGRPVSEGVLQEDKGQPDLAVTIMIVDEDESIRTLWTEVMGNSGYRVLAATDGDQAREIFKKEGGSVRVVILDLKMPGQSGWEVLANLRLLDPELKAIISTGHITPSLSGTTALQPFTVLPKPFRPAEMVRAVREILEVDKRHKPNRRNHGIPNIAGDERRSGNKRRQIEEFRNT comes from the coding sequence ATGAACCTGTGCAAAAATACAAGTGATATTTTTCTAAATGTCATTCTTAAAAGGAATAACTTTCACCCTCTGATTCAAATCAAACTAAAAAATATCCACCTGGATCAAAGATCCTTAAAAGCCCACTCTAACGCAAAGGTCGGAGATTTCGTGTGCCTCTCTCTCTCCGATAATGGCCCTGGTATCGATGCATCTGACCTACCTCATCTTTTTGAACCTTTTTTTAATACAAAGGATGCTGTCTTGGGACCAGGTCTTGGTTTGGCCTCCAGCCACGGGATTATTGAACGGCACAGTGGATGGATCGAGGTTAAAGTAGCCAAGGGTTGTGGAACAACCTTTGAGGTCTACCTGCCACGCTCCGGACGTCCTGTGTCAGAGGGGGTACTTCAAGAGGATAAGGGTCAGCCTGACCTCGCCGTGACTATCATGATTGTAGATGAGGACGAGTCCATACGGACTCTGTGGACGGAGGTTATGGGAAACAGTGGGTACAGGGTACTGGCCGCCACCGACGGAGATCAGGCGAGGGAGATCTTCAAGAAGGAAGGTGGATCAGTCAGGGTTGTCATACTCGACCTGAAAATGCCCGGTCAATCGGGATGGGAGGTTCTCGCGAATCTTCGCCTTCTTGATCCCGAACTGAAGGCAATCATCTCCACCGGCCATATTACTCCATCTCTATCGGGAACAACCGCATTGCAACCATTTACGGTTCTCCCAAAACCTTTCAGACCTGCTGAAATGGTAAGAGCGGTTCGGGAAATTCTAGAAGTAGACAAGAGACATAAACCCAACCGCAGGAATCATGGTATCCCTAATATTGCGGGAGATGAGCGCCGAAGTGGAAACAAAAGAAGGCAGATAGAAGAATTCCGGAATACCTAA